A single genomic interval of Campylobacter anatolicus harbors:
- the rarD gene encoding EamA family transporter RarD produces the protein MHLNDKQQGLIFAISAFVMWGFLPLFFNLFDKNVDAYEILAHRIIWSFLFLTIALITLKKFKNIKILLQNHTILKALFISGALISINWGVYVYGVNNGKILESSIGYFINPLMNMLFGVIFFKERLNTISKIAMFIVIIAIMVQIYALGRLPLIAIILPLSFALYGSVRKHINVAATDGLFIETLLISPIAIGYILYLAFIGQGHFMSSSNSILMIISGITTIIPLICFNAATSRINLSTIGYLQYISPTIGMLCAVFVFGENLDIYKIISFTLIWFALFLIGTNGFLHKFKGQK, from the coding sequence ATGCATCTAAATGATAAACAACAAGGTCTTATTTTTGCAATTAGTGCATTTGTAATGTGGGGGTTTTTACCACTATTTTTTAACCTTTTTGATAAAAATGTAGATGCGTATGAGATCTTGGCTCACCGTATTATTTGGTCGTTTTTATTTCTTACTATAGCCTTAATTACACTAAAAAAATTTAAAAATATCAAAATTTTATTGCAAAATCATACAATATTAAAGGCTCTTTTTATTAGCGGTGCTCTTATTAGTATCAACTGGGGAGTGTATGTTTATGGTGTAAATAATGGTAAAATTTTAGAAAGTAGCATAGGATATTTCATAAATCCTTTGATGAACATGCTCTTTGGTGTGATATTCTTTAAAGAACGCTTAAATACGATCTCAAAAATAGCAATGTTTATTGTTATTATAGCAATCATGGTTCAGATTTACGCACTTGGTAGATTACCACTTATTGCGATCATTTTACCTTTGTCATTTGCACTTTATGGCTCTGTTAGAAAGCATATAAATGTTGCGGCGACAGACGGACTTTTTATTGAGACTTTACTCATTTCTCCGATTGCTATCGGATACATTTTATATCTTGCATTTATTGGTCAAGGGCATTTTATGAGTAGCTCAAACTCAATACTTATGATAATTTCAGGCATAACAACAATCATTCCTTTGATATGTTTTAATGCTGCAACATCACGTATAAATTTAAGCACAATAGGCTACTTACAATACATCAGTCCAACGATAGGAATGCTTTGTGCGGTATTTGTATTTGGCGAGAATTTAGATATTTATAAGATAATATCGTTTACGCTTATTTGGTTTGCACTTTTTCTTATCGGTACAAATGGATTTTTACATAAATTTAAAGGACAAAAATAG
- the rarD gene encoding EamA family transporter RarD, with translation MKNSEKTDKIGLIYALSAFVLWGFLVVFFKQFEGVNPYEIVAHRILWSVIVLFILLAWLGRLKSVRANLLNFRVSFWLFVSGFALALSWCIFVYAVDNDLVLEASLGNFISPIFSILIGYFILKEQLSFGAKISFFIVMIAIGIQVVAVGTLPILAISLAAIVSVYALIRKKVKIGALEGLFIENLLISPIGIAYIFYLISVGDNHFNLDKNGMLLILCGPVTIVPLLFFTAATKLISLSTIGYTQYINPSISMLLAIFVYNESIATYKLVSFCLIWLALFVVSAYGIYTYKKDHR, from the coding sequence GTGAAAAATAGCGAAAAAACAGATAAAATAGGTCTTATATACGCACTATCAGCTTTTGTGCTATGGGGCTTTTTAGTCGTATTTTTTAAACAATTTGAAGGTGTAAATCCATACGAGATAGTCGCTCACCGCATTTTGTGGTCAGTGATAGTGCTGTTTATCTTATTAGCTTGGCTTGGACGCCTTAAAAGTGTTAGAGCAAATTTATTAAATTTTCGTGTAAGCTTTTGGCTTTTTGTAAGTGGTTTTGCTCTTGCTCTAAGTTGGTGTATTTTTGTGTATGCAGTAGATAATGATCTAGTTTTAGAGGCAAGTTTGGGTAATTTTATAAGCCCTATATTTTCTATATTAATAGGGTATTTTATACTCAAAGAACAGCTTAGCTTTGGTGCGAAAATTTCATTTTTTATTGTTATGATTGCTATTGGTATTCAAGTGGTTGCAGTCGGGACACTTCCTATTTTGGCAATCTCTTTAGCGGCAATTGTCTCTGTTTATGCCTTAATTAGAAAAAAGGTCAAAATCGGTGCATTGGAGGGGCTTTTTATAGAAAATTTACTCATTTCACCTATCGGTATCGCATATATTTTCTATCTTATTAGCGTAGGAGATAACCATTTTAATCTAGATAAAAATGGAATGTTATTAATCCTTTGTGGTCCAGTTACAATCGTGCCACTACTATTTTTTACTGCCGCAACAAAGCTAATCAGCTTAAGCACCATAGGTTATACTCAATACATAAATCCAAGTATCTCTATGCTTTTAGCTATTTTTGTATATAATGAGAGCATAGCTACCTACAAATTAGTCTCATTTTGCCTTATCTGGCTCGCTCTTTTTGTAGTTAGTGCTTATGGAATTTACAC